Proteins encoded together in one Streptomyces sp. TLI_171 window:
- a CDS encoding ROK family protein: MSDLAFTVIDLGGTTLRTARYGVDTDTVTDIRRVSTDGIAGHPGLPVAELQARVLDQVGALAVEAVERHGSSAVAIAFAGPVTADGRALAAPTVWGGPGEQLPVRHLLEERVGVPVVVVNDLTAAVWRYVDSADDQPFCLITVSSGIGNKVYRAGEVLLDDEGHGGELGHWTVDPSPDAAPCDCGGRGHLGAIASGRGALAAARRAALADPAGYARSALAVQAPEPELLDNYALVDAVRAGDEFATAAVLGGITALAAAITAVFTAIGIRRYVLIGGFALAIGARYAELLTGELERLGCFGLDAEEIRRMVVLGASDDDSGLIGAGRLLAARGAVERATLVR; encoded by the coding sequence TTGTCCGACCTCGCATTCACTGTCATCGACCTCGGCGGCACCACGCTGCGGACCGCCCGTTACGGCGTGGACACCGACACCGTCACCGACATCCGGCGGGTCTCCACGGACGGTATCGCCGGCCACCCCGGCCTGCCGGTGGCCGAGTTGCAGGCCCGGGTGCTCGATCAGGTCGGCGCGCTCGCCGTCGAAGCCGTCGAGCGGCACGGCAGCAGCGCCGTCGCCATCGCCTTCGCCGGCCCCGTCACCGCCGACGGGCGGGCGCTGGCCGCGCCGACCGTCTGGGGCGGCCCCGGCGAGCAGCTGCCGGTGCGGCACCTGCTGGAGGAGCGCGTCGGTGTGCCCGTGGTCGTGGTCAACGACCTGACGGCCGCGGTCTGGCGGTACGTCGACTCCGCGGACGACCAGCCGTTCTGCCTGATCACGGTGAGCTCCGGCATCGGCAACAAGGTCTACCGGGCGGGCGAGGTGCTGCTCGACGACGAGGGCCACGGCGGCGAACTCGGCCACTGGACCGTCGATCCGTCGCCCGACGCCGCGCCCTGCGACTGCGGCGGCCGCGGCCACCTCGGCGCGATCGCCTCCGGCCGCGGCGCGCTCGCCGCGGCCCGTCGCGCCGCCCTCGCCGACCCGGCCGGCTACGCCCGCTCGGCACTCGCCGTGCAGGCGCCCGAGCCCGAACTGCTCGACAACTACGCCCTGGTGGACGCCGTCCGGGCCGGAGACGAGTTCGCGACCGCGGCGGTGCTCGGCGGGATCACCGCGCTCGCCGCCGCGATCACCGCCGTGTTCACCGCGATCGGCATCCGCCGCTACGTGCTGATCGGCGGGTTCGCGCTGGCCATCGGGGCGCGCTACGCCGAGCTCCTCACGGGGGAGTTGGAGCGGCTCGGCTGCTTCGGGCTCGACGCGGAGGAGATCCGGCGGATGGTGGTGCTGGGCGCCTCGGACGACGACTCCGGCCTGATCGGCGCCGGGCGGCTGCTCGCCGCGCGCGGCGCCGTCGAGCGGGCGACGTTGGTGCGCTGA
- a CDS encoding MarR family winged helix-turn-helix transcriptional regulator — protein sequence MTRITSVFIDLVRVETRLYNVVSARLRAEQGLGLGQFEFLEIIDRVPDCRVLDIVGEVAITVGAVSKAVDRLVEAGWCRRAAHPSDRRSSVLRLTPEGEKLLTASRPVVDRELRALTAGIPQADLTRLASTLAALRTTLESAAEPA from the coding sequence GTGACCCGCATCACATCCGTGTTCATCGATCTGGTCCGCGTCGAGACCCGGCTCTACAACGTGGTGAGCGCCCGACTGCGCGCCGAACAGGGCCTGGGGCTGGGCCAGTTCGAGTTCCTGGAGATCATCGACCGGGTGCCGGACTGCCGCGTGCTCGACATCGTCGGCGAGGTGGCGATCACCGTCGGAGCCGTCAGCAAGGCGGTCGACCGCCTGGTGGAGGCCGGCTGGTGCCGGCGCGCCGCGCACCCCAGCGACCGCCGCTCGTCCGTCCTGCGGCTCACCCCCGAGGGCGAGAAGCTGCTGACCGCCTCCCGCCCCGTCGTCGACCGCGAACTCCGCGCCCTCACCGCGGGGATCCCGCAGGCCGACCTGACCCGCCTCGCGTCGACGCTGGCCGCCCTCCGCACCACCCTCGAATCGGCCGCCGAGCCGGCCTGA
- a CDS encoding alpha/beta hydrolase encodes MSRQQREALDAMLRSGPRSDVPPTVEEQRAGFAAALTREAREGVATRRTVLGGRPALEFEPPGASARGRLLYLHGGGYVVGSPETHAGLVGELAGRAGLRAVSLDYRLAPEHAFPAAVEDGLAAYRELLATGTDPRELVLAGDSAGGGLSIATLLAARDAGLPQPAAVVLFSPWTDQTVSGDSMRSKDGADPIFTEADIRAYAEFYVAAGDPKDPLASPLFADLTGLPPLLVQVGANEVLLDDAVRLAGRAGAHDVDVTLEIGAGLSHVYQHFYGSLDEADAALDRAARFLTGHLASVPD; translated from the coding sequence ATGTCCCGACAGCAGCGCGAGGCCCTGGACGCCATGCTCCGTTCCGGCCCGCGGAGCGACGTGCCGCCCACCGTCGAGGAACAGCGCGCCGGCTTCGCCGCCGCCCTCACCCGCGAGGCTCGCGAGGGCGTGGCCACCCGCCGGACCGTCCTCGGCGGCCGCCCCGCCCTGGAGTTCGAGCCGCCCGGCGCCTCCGCCCGCGGCCGCCTGCTCTACCTGCACGGTGGCGGGTACGTGGTGGGATCGCCCGAGACCCACGCCGGGCTGGTCGGTGAACTCGCCGGTCGCGCGGGGCTCCGGGCCGTCTCGCTGGACTACCGGCTGGCGCCCGAACACGCCTTCCCCGCCGCGGTCGAGGACGGCCTCGCCGCCTACCGCGAGCTGCTGGCGACCGGCACCGACCCGCGGGAACTCGTCCTGGCCGGCGACTCCGCCGGCGGCGGCCTGAGCATCGCCACCCTGCTCGCCGCCCGCGACGCCGGGCTGCCGCAGCCCGCCGCCGTGGTGCTCTTCTCGCCATGGACCGACCAGACCGTGTCCGGCGACAGCATGCGGTCCAAGGACGGCGCCGATCCGATCTTCACCGAGGCCGACATCCGCGCCTACGCCGAGTTCTACGTCGCCGCGGGCGACCCGAAGGACCCGCTGGCCAGCCCGCTGTTCGCCGACCTCACCGGACTGCCCCCGCTGCTGGTGCAGGTCGGGGCCAACGAGGTGCTGCTCGACGACGCGGTCCGGCTGGCGGGGCGGGCCGGTGCGCACGACGTCGACGTGACGCTGGAGATCGGGGCCGGACTGTCGCACGTCTACCAGCACTTCTACGGCAGCCTCGACGAAGCGGACGCCGCCCTCGACCGGGCCGCCCGCTTCCTCACCGGCCACCTGGCGTCCGTGCCCGACTGA